The following coding sequences are from one Methanococcoides orientis window:
- the hxlB gene encoding 6-phospho-3-hexuloisomerase, with protein sequence MKDIISSTECEHLISSIELMAHHLESVAESIDKEDIRQMLTQIMEADSIFVMGAGRSGLVGKAFAMRLMHLGLRSYVVGESTTPAVRKGDAVIAISGSGETRSISDLGRITKDIGATLITVTSNKESTLGNLSDIAMEIKGRTKDDTGGYLERHMRGEYSHLTPLGTSFEISSLVFLDAMVAELISITGASEDDLKSRHAKLE encoded by the coding sequence ATGAAAGATATAATATCTTCAACAGAGTGCGAACATTTGATCTCATCCATCGAGCTTATGGCACATCATCTCGAAAGTGTAGCCGAAAGCATTGACAAAGAAGACATCAGACAGATGTTAACACAAATCATGGAAGCTGACAGCATCTTTGTCATGGGAGCAGGTCGTTCCGGTCTCGTGGGAAAAGCATTTGCAATGCGCCTGATGCACCTTGGACTGCGATCCTATGTCGTCGGAGAATCAACTACTCCTGCAGTCCGTAAAGGAGATGCAGTAATTGCAATATCCGGATCAGGAGAAACAAGATCTATCTCAGACCTTGGCAGGATCACAAAAGATATCGGTGCAACCCTTATCACAGTAACATCAAACAAGGAATCAACCCTTGGCAATCTTTCTGACATCGCCATGGAGATCAAAGGAAGAACAAAGGACGATACCGGAGGCTACCTCGAAAGGCATATGCGAGGAGAATATTCACACCTCACACCACTTGGAACATCCTTTGAGATATCATCACTCGTTTTCCTGGATGCAATGGTAGCAGAACTTATCTCCATTACCGGAGCTTCCGAGGACGATCTGAAATCACGTCACGCCAAACTTGAGTAA